Proteins encoded within one genomic window of Bradyrhizobium sp. CB1717:
- a CDS encoding cytochrome b/b6 domain-containing protein, producing MIEEAVPEARGASDRTPADRSASRTVAVWDLPLRLWHWAFAASILAAWFTPTVYDRVHRIVGYTVLGLLAFRLVWGFWGSRYSRFRMVGVRLRAAPRYLWNLRRGITGRYIGLNPAGTLMLVALLLAVAVSAITGAMSVTVTFFGLWWVEDTHHYSSDAVIVLVVLHVVGVLLMGLLQRENLIRAMITGRKRIRHYP from the coding sequence TTGATCGAAGAAGCGGTGCCAGAAGCGCGCGGGGCGTCCGACAGGACCCCCGCGGATCGAAGCGCTTCGCGGACGGTCGCAGTCTGGGATCTGCCGCTGCGCCTCTGGCACTGGGCTTTCGCGGCCAGCATCCTCGCCGCGTGGTTCACGCCCACCGTCTATGACCGGGTCCATCGCATCGTCGGCTACACGGTGCTTGGGCTTCTCGCCTTCCGTCTGGTCTGGGGTTTTTGGGGCAGTCGCTACTCGCGCTTCCGCATGGTCGGCGTAAGGCTGCGTGCCGCGCCGCGCTATCTCTGGAACCTGCGCCGCGGCATCACCGGCCGCTATATCGGGCTCAATCCCGCCGGCACGTTGATGCTGGTGGCGCTGTTGCTGGCGGTCGCCGTCTCGGCGATCACGGGCGCGATGTCGGTGACCGTGACCTTCTTCGGCCTCTGGTGGGTCGAGGACACCCACCACTATTCATCGGACGCGGTCATCGTGCTGGTCGTGCTGCACGTCGTGGGCGTGCTGCTGATGGGACTGCTTCAGCGCGAGAACCTGATCCGCGCGATGATCACCGGCCGCAAGCGCATCCGGCATTATCCCTAA